In Kitasatospora sp. NBC_00240, the following are encoded in one genomic region:
- a CDS encoding CoA transferase, with protein sequence MTTGPDAATAHAWTALGGADALLERVSFHGPPGLPDARLPVRELARATVAVCSLAAAELVAARGGRAVPGVRIDEGAVATAFVSERHLRIDGRPAGTFAPLSGFWESADGWVRTHANYPHHRVRLLAALGLPDGEDEQAVRRLAATLRELPGEQIQERAYAAGGLAVAVAPPAGPTGLPPVRRARLGEAEPRPLPAAALPCEGVRVLDLTRVIAGPVATRTLALLGADVLRIDPPRLPESPDAHADTGFGKRSTRLDLASAADRAVFEDLLAAADVVVTGYRPGALDRLGLAPEALLERRPGLVVGQLDAWGPSGPWAGRRGFDSLVQAGVGVAALEAGPDGRPGVLPAQALDHGTGYLLAAAVLRALTERAGTGGGHRLNLSLAATADWLLHGVHPAAEAAEDTSAARAAGVGDPADRLAERDSPVGRLRYALSPVGYEGAPADWSRPPGRWGTDAPVWS encoded by the coding sequence ATGACAACCGGACCTGACGCCGCCACCGCCCACGCCTGGACCGCACTCGGCGGCGCCGACGCGCTGCTGGAGCGGGTCTCCTTCCACGGCCCGCCCGGCCTGCCGGACGCCCGGCTGCCGGTCCGGGAGCTGGCCCGGGCCACCGTGGCGGTGTGCTCGCTGGCCGCCGCCGAGCTGGTCGCCGCCCGGGGCGGGCGGGCCGTGCCCGGCGTCCGGATCGACGAGGGCGCGGTCGCCACCGCCTTCGTCAGCGAACGCCACCTGCGGATCGACGGGCGGCCGGCCGGCACCTTCGCGCCGCTGTCCGGCTTCTGGGAGAGCGCCGACGGCTGGGTGCGCACCCACGCCAACTACCCGCACCACCGGGTCAGGCTGCTCGCAGCCCTGGGCCTTCCGGACGGCGAGGACGAGCAGGCCGTCCGGCGGCTGGCGGCGACCCTGCGGGAGCTGCCCGGCGAGCAGATCCAGGAACGCGCGTACGCCGCAGGCGGGTTGGCCGTCGCCGTCGCGCCGCCGGCCGGTCCGACCGGGCTCCCGCCGGTCCGCAGGGCCCGGCTGGGGGAGGCCGAGCCCCGGCCGCTGCCGGCCGCGGCGCTGCCCTGCGAGGGCGTCCGGGTGCTGGACCTCACCCGGGTGATCGCGGGCCCGGTCGCCACCCGCACCCTGGCCCTGCTCGGCGCGGACGTGCTGCGGATCGACCCGCCTCGGCTCCCCGAGTCCCCGGACGCCCACGCCGACACCGGCTTCGGCAAGCGATCCACCCGTCTCGACCTGGCCTCCGCCGCCGACCGGGCGGTCTTCGAGGACCTGCTCGCCGCGGCCGACGTCGTCGTCACCGGCTACCGCCCCGGCGCGCTGGACCGGCTCGGCCTGGCCCCGGAGGCCCTGCTGGAGCGCCGCCCCGGCCTGGTCGTCGGCCAGCTCGACGCCTGGGGCCCGAGCGGTCCGTGGGCGGGCCGGCGTGGCTTCGACAGCCTGGTGCAGGCCGGTGTCGGTGTCGCGGCCCTCGAGGCGGGCCCAGACGGCCGCCCCGGCGTGCTGCCCGCCCAGGCGCTGGACCACGGTACCGGCTACCTGCTGGCCGCGGCCGTCCTGCGGGCGCTGACCGAGCGGGCCGGCACCGGCGGCGGCCACCGGCTGAACCTCTCGCTGGCGGCCACGGCGGACTGGCTGCTGCACGGCGTCCACCCCGCCGCCGAAGCGGCCGAGGACACCTCCGCCGCCCGTGCGGCCGGCGTCGGCGACCCCGCCGACCGGCTGGCCGAGCGGGACTCCCCGGTCGGCCGGCTGCGGTACGCGCTGTCCCCGGTCGGGTACGAGGGCGCGCCCGCCGACTGGTCCCGCCCGCCGGGGCGGTGGGGCACCGACGCGCCGGTCTGGAGCTGA
- a CDS encoding DUF6461 domain-containing protein, with the protein MTAHATDYRWFSEAFPALREAYCLTLVEGVSAEELLRRAGAEPEERHTGASELVEAAYDTWDEYDGERLFIAATSLGRWALAIEPNGYLGVAAPLLAALSEGTRLVSHFRNVNAVDHFHWQRDGHNLLHFEPLFPAQRDGSEAPAAAEVMREVGFDLTEGDDHDHTLHTEAAFALAERLTGVRLTAEILAGAEFVAGTAPRPGR; encoded by the coding sequence ATGACCGCACACGCCACCGACTACCGCTGGTTCTCCGAGGCCTTCCCCGCTCTGCGCGAGGCGTACTGCCTGACCCTGGTGGAGGGCGTGTCCGCCGAGGAGCTGCTGCGCCGGGCGGGGGCCGAGCCCGAGGAGCGCCACACCGGGGCGTCCGAGCTGGTCGAGGCCGCCTACGACACGTGGGACGAGTACGACGGCGAGCGGCTGTTCATCGCCGCCACCTCGCTCGGTCGGTGGGCGCTGGCGATCGAGCCCAACGGCTACCTGGGCGTCGCCGCCCCGCTGCTCGCCGCGCTCTCCGAGGGCACCCGGCTGGTCTCGCACTTCCGCAACGTCAACGCGGTCGACCACTTCCACTGGCAGCGGGACGGCCACAACCTCCTGCACTTCGAGCCGCTCTTCCCGGCCCAGCGGGACGGCAGCGAGGCACCGGCCGCGGCGGAGGTCATGCGGGAGGTGGGTTTCGACCTCACCGAGGGCGACGACCACGACCACACGCTGCACACGGAGGCCGCCTTCGCGCTGGCCGAGCGCCTCACCGGCGTCCGGCTGACCGCGGAGATCCTGGCGGGCGCCGAGTTCGTGGCCGGTACCGCCCCGAGGCCGGGCCGCTGA
- a CDS encoding cytochrome P450 translates to MSAVAGTSTGAGSVRTDIDLADPRFWKLPPTARASAFAELRRLPGPVFFTERPATGKHPAKGFHALVRHADVVEASRNAGVFISGPGVTTPEPARWVRTLFGDSMVNLDDPRHAQLRRIISRAFTPRLLARAEDDIRRVAARLVDQVIERRPADFVTSVAAELPFQVICNMMGIPEEPRRGILDQVNHASEHTGVDRPLRSRIRIPGRGLRALARMQGMVADLGRERRRNPTDDLISALVTADVDGRHLTGRELGAFFSLLLVAGVETTRNALTHGLSLLTEHPGQRDLLLSDLDRHLGGTVDEIIRHATPIIQFRRTLATDHELDGTPLAKGDKVVLFFGSANRDEAVFTDPDVFDITRSPNPHLGFGGGGPHYCLGAHLARQEMKVLLRELFTRLPDLRATGAPELIPSNFDNRVKSLPFTFTAPTA, encoded by the coding sequence ATGAGCGCAGTCGCGGGGACTTCCACCGGAGCGGGATCCGTCCGGACCGACATCGACCTCGCCGACCCGCGGTTCTGGAAACTCCCGCCCACCGCCCGGGCGAGCGCGTTCGCCGAACTCCGCCGGCTCCCCGGCCCGGTCTTCTTCACCGAACGGCCCGCCACCGGCAAGCACCCCGCCAAGGGCTTCCACGCCCTGGTCCGGCACGCCGACGTGGTCGAGGCCAGCCGGAACGCCGGCGTCTTCATCAGCGGCCCCGGCGTCACCACGCCCGAACCCGCCCGCTGGGTCCGCACCCTGTTCGGCGACTCGATGGTCAACCTGGACGACCCCCGGCACGCCCAGCTGCGCCGGATCATCTCCCGGGCCTTCACCCCGCGCCTGCTCGCCCGCGCCGAGGACGACATCCGCCGGGTCGCGGCCCGGCTGGTCGACCAGGTGATCGAGCGGCGCCCGGCGGACTTCGTCACCTCCGTCGCCGCCGAACTCCCGTTCCAGGTCATCTGCAACATGATGGGCATCCCCGAGGAGCCCCGGCGCGGCATCCTCGACCAGGTCAACCACGCCTCCGAGCACACCGGCGTCGACCGCCCGCTGCGCAGCCGGATCCGGATCCCCGGACGCGGACTGCGCGCCCTGGCCCGGATGCAGGGCATGGTCGCCGACCTCGGCCGGGAGCGCCGCCGCAACCCCACCGACGACCTGATCTCCGCCCTGGTCACCGCCGACGTCGACGGCCGCCACCTCACCGGCCGCGAACTCGGCGCCTTCTTCTCCCTGCTGCTGGTGGCCGGCGTCGAGACCACCCGCAACGCCCTCACCCACGGGCTCAGCCTGCTCACCGAGCACCCCGGACAGCGCGACCTGCTGCTCTCCGACCTCGACCGCCACCTCGGCGGCACGGTCGACGAGATCATCCGGCACGCCACGCCGATCATCCAGTTCCGCCGCACCCTCGCCACCGACCACGAGCTCGACGGCACCCCCCTGGCCAAGGGCGACAAGGTGGTGCTCTTCTTCGGCTCGGCCAACCGGGACGAGGCCGTCTTCACCGACCCGGACGTCTTCGACATCACCCGCTCGCCCAACCCGCACCTCGGCTTCGGCGGCGGCGGCCCGCACTACTGCCTCGGCGCCCACCTGGCCCGGCAGGAGATGAAGGTGCTGCTGCGCGAGCTGTTCACCCGGCTGCCCGACCTGCGGGCGACCGGCGCGCCGGAGCTGATCCCGTCCAACTTCGACAACCGGGTGAAGTCGCTGCCCTTCACCTTCACGGCACCCACCGCCTGA